GGCGACCTGCACATGGGCCACGCCGAGGCGTACGCGCTGGGCGATGTGATCGCGCGCTACTGGCGGCATCAGGGCTTCAGCGTTCTGCACCCGATCGGCTGGGACGCCTTCGGGCTGCCCGCGGAGAACGCTGCGATCAAGCGCGGTCTGGACCCGCGCGGCTGGACCTACGACAACATCGCGCAGCAAAAGGCGTCCATGCGCCGCTACGCGCCGAGCTTCGACTGGGATCGCGTCCTGCAGACCTGCGACCCGTCCTACTACAAGTGGAACCAGTGGCTGTTCCTGAAGCTGTACGAGAAGGGTCTGGCCTACCGGAAGGCGTCGCAGGTCAACTGGTGCCCCTTCGACCAGACCGTGCTGGCCAATGAGCAGGTCGTGAACGGCCGCTGTGAGCGCTGCGACAACCTGGTCACCAAAAAGAAGCTGACCCAGTGGTACTTTCGCATCACCGACTACGCGGACCGCCTGCTGGACGACCTGAACCAGCTGGAGGGAGCCTGGCCGGCAAAGGTGATCTTGATGCAGCGCAACTGGATCGGCCGTTCCACCGGCGCGGACGTCCAGTTCGCCATCGAGGGTCGCGAGGAGCCGGTCGCTGTCTACACGACCCGTCCGGACACGCTGTACGGGGTCACTTTCATGGTGGTCGCCCCGGACTCCGAGCTGGCGGCGGAACTGGCCGAGGACGCCCGTCCCGAGGTGAAGCAGCGCTTCGAGGAGTATCTGGCGGCGGTGCGCGGCACCACCGAGATGGACCGCCTGAGCACCGAGCGCGAGAAGACCGGCGTCTTCCTGGAGCGGCACGCTGTCAATCCGCTCACGGGAGAGAGCATCCCGATCTGGGCCGCCGACTATGTGCTGAGCGACTACGGCCACGGCGCGATCATGGCCGTGCCCGCTCACGATCAGCGCGATCTGGACTTTGCGCGAGCCTTCGACCTGCCGGTGCGCGTGGTCGTGGACACGACCCAGCCGGCGACCGGTGCCGTACCGGTCATCAAGACCGACCCGCAGACGGGCGAACCCCTCCTGCCCGAGAGCGCGCCGCTGGAGAGCCCGGCCGAGACCGGCCAAGCCCTGACCGGCGAAGGACGCCTCATCAACTCGGGACCATTCGACGGCCTGAGCAAATCCAATGCCATCCGTCGCGTCACCGAGGCGTTGCAGGGCTCGGGATTGGGCGCCCCGGCGAAGAATTTCCGGCTGCGCGACTGGCTCATCTCGCGCCAGCGGTACTGGGGCACCCCGATCCCGATCGTTCACTGCGAGGCGTGCGGCGAAGTGCCCGTTCCCGAGTCGGAGCTGCCGGTGCTGCTGCCACCGGCCGAGGGACTGGACCTGCAACCGAAGGGGAGGAGCCCGCTGGGCGCAGCCTCCGATTGGGTCAACGTCTCCTGCTTCTCCTGCGGCGGACCCGCCCAGCGGGACACGGACACGATGGACACCTTCGTGGACAGCTCATGGTATTTTCTGCGCTTCCTGAACCCGAACGACGACACCCGGGCCTTCGACCCGCGCGAAGCGGAGAAATGGGCGCCGGTCGACCAGTACGTCGGCGGCGTGACGCACGCCATCCTGCATCTGCTGTACTCGCGCTTCATCACAAAGGTGCTGTTCGATCAGGGCTTCGTCAGCTTCACCGAGCCCTTCACCGTGCTGCTGAATCAGGGCATGGTGTTGATGGACGGTTCCGCCATGAGCAAATCCCGCGGAAATCTGGTCAAGCTGTCGGATCAGCTCGACGCGCACGGCGTCGACGCTGTGCGCCTGACCATGTCGTTCGCCGGACCGCCGGAGGACGACATCGACTGGGCCGACGTCTCCCCGTCGGGCAGCGCCAAGTTCTTGGCCCGCGCGTGGCGCGTCGCCCACGATGTGACCAGCGCCCCCGATGTGGTCTGGAAGAGCGGCGACCCTGCCCTTCGCCGGGTGACCCACCGTTTCCTCGCCGACACACCCGGGCTGGTGGAGGCGTTCAAGTTCAATGTCGTCGTCGCCCGGTTGATGGAGCTGGTGAACGCCACCCGCAAGACGATCGACAGTGGGGCCGGACCCGCCGATCGCGCCGTGCGGGAGGCGGCGGAGGTCACAACGATGGCGCTGAATCTGTTCGCCCCGTACACGGCGGAGGACATGTGGGCGCGGCTGGGCTACGAGCCCTCCGTCTCACTCGTCCCGTGGCGTAAGCCCGACCCGACACTGCTGATCGAGGAGGCGGTGACGGCGATCGTCCAGGTGGACGGCAAGGTCCGTGACCGCGTCGAGGTCTCGCCGAAGATCTCCGTCGACGAGCTGGAGGCGCTCGCCCGTTCCTCCGAGGCTGTCCTCCGCAGTGTCGGCGACCGCGAGATCGTCACCGTGATCGTGCGCGCGCCGAAACTGGTCAACATCGCCACCCGCTCTCGCAGCTGAGGACGGCCCGGTCGCGGTCCTCAGCACGGGGACCGTCCCGGGTCTTGTCCACGAACTCCGCTCCCGCGGCTCGTCGGCGTGCGGTCTCCCTGACGGGGGATGCGACACCGAGCGAATCGTCTCCGTCGACCCCGGAGAAGGCAGGAAAGCTCCCCGTCTCAAACGGGCTGCTCCGCTCGGAACGATCATGGCGCAGGAGCGCGGCGCGATGCCCGGCATCTATAGTGACTATGATGTGTTTCATATTTTTTACAATGAAGAAAGTCGGGGGATAGTGAAAGTAAAGAAACAGATCGCGATTCGAAAAGTGCATACGCTCGGCCCGGAGGGATCGAACCTGGAAGCAGCATCCTGGGAAATGGCTTCAGCATGCGGGCATCGAAGGCAGCGTGGAGCTGCACAACACTGTCGAAGACGCCGTAGCCGCGCTCGACAACCCGGGCGAAGCAGTCATGGCATGCGCAGCGTACCCCGCGCTTCACAACGTGGTCTTCCAGAACCTCGGCACTCTGACGATCGTCGACGCCTTCCTCATGCCGACGCACTCGATGATCTCGGCTACCCGTCCGGGCACCGACCCGGATGACATCGTCACCTATGCGGCCCACCCGGCACCGCAGTCGCTGGTTCCGAAGTCCGCCCAGTGGACGCCCAGCACCAGTAAATCGCAGGCCGCGTCGGACTGCGCAGAAGGGCGCACGGACGCGTGCATCACGACATCGGCGGCGGCCGAGCGATACGGACTGGTCACGATCGAGGACCACGGACCCGTGGATATGCCGTTCACGCTGCACGCGGCCCCGTCATCACGACACAACTGATATCGACACAGTGAGACGAGGAGAAGAACATGAGCACAACCCTGGCCTGCATGGTGCGATCCGAGCATGAGGAGCGCGCGGCGCGCATCCGGGAGGAGATCGTTCCGCTCGTGGACGAGTTCCGACTCCGTCAGACGGCGACCGGCAGCATCGTCGAGCCGGCCGATCACGACGTCGCGCTCCTCACCGCTATCCGGGACGCCGTCGCCGAGACGTACCGCGACATGGGCCGCGAGGATAAGGCGGATGCTTTCAGCGCGGACGTCGACGACTGGCTCGCGCACAGCCTGGACGCGAAGCCGCACTTCGACCGGGTGCGCGATGCGTTCCGTCGAGTCGGAAACGGGGAGAGCGCCCTCTTCGTCGGCGTGACCCGCGCGACCAACAGCACGACGCCTTCCGGTGTGCGCCTGGAGCTCTTCTTCGTGCAGCACCATCAGTCGCAGCTGCTCGTCGCTGTCGAGGAGAAGTACCCTCATCAGAACGACGTGCATATGGACGTCATCCTGCTCGCCGGCCCGGAGGGCTTCGCACTCGGGAACTGCCTGGTATTCTTCCCCGAGAGCGTCGCCGCCCTCAACAAGATCGAGCGCCAGCACTACGCCGTGTTCTTCTTCAGCAAGTTCTATGACATCCACGGGACGATCACAGCAGAGAACGCCAACAGCCTTCTCGCTCCCGGTCAGGGGCTGGACAGCTCCGCTCGGCTCGACCCGTACCTCAGCTACCAGGTCCGCAGCCTCTGGGGATACCTCCACGACCGCGTCCACGCCCACTTCACGGGGCCTTGGTCGATGGCCGACAACGCTGTCCTGAAGATGCACTGGTACATCGGCGTCCTCGAGGAGATCAAAGTGGACGTCAAGCTCATTCTCATGGCCCGCAACGGCGACGTCCCCTTCATCGATGAGCTGTTCACGATGATCGTCCTGGAGCGCATCTTCCGATACCCCCTCGAGCCGCGACCCGAGAGGAACTTCGACGCGGGAACCGGCTTCTTCCTGTTCTCGTACCTGTTGGAGAAGGAAGCGCTCCGCCTTGAGGACGGGCTGGTCGCGATCGACCAGGGGTGCGCGATCGACGCTCTCGAGACGCTCGTGGCCGAGATCGAGGCGCTCGAGCACCGCTCCACGACCCCGGACGAGTACCGGGCGAACGCCACGCAGATGGTGCGGCGCCACCTGGCTGAGGGCGAGGACCCGAAGGACAAGTTCGCACTGAACCAGGAGCAGCGCCTTTTGCGCACGCATGTCGAGCTGTTCGAAGAGCGGCCGCCGCTGGCCTTCTCCGAACTGGCCGCAGCGTGAGCGGCCGCCGCGCCCACGGCGAGGTTGTCGTCCTCGTGCATCCGCGGCGTCAGCTGGATGACGCCGTCAGGAGCGCGGAACATGCGGGCGTCGGCCTGGTCATCGTGTCCCGGGCCGAGGAAGTGGACCTGTGGCGCGCTGGCGAGCCCGGCCCGATCGCCGGGGTTGAGGTCTGGTCGAATGGTCCCGAGGACGCGGGGTTCGCCGATTTCCTCGTGGCGGTGATCGAGCGGTACAGTGCCCAGGGTATCCTCGGAGTCCACGAGGCTTCTCTGCTCGCTGTGAACGAGGCGGCTGCACGGTGCGGGCTGATCGGGCTCGATTCCGCTGTCATCGCTCGTCTTCGAGACAAGGGGGCGACCAGGGTGGCGCTGGCCGAGAACGGGCTGCCGGTTCCGGGGTTTGTCTCGGGTCCCGTCGATGAGCGCCTGCTCCGTGCGGCGCGAGAGCTGCGGCTTCCCGTCGTCGTCAAGCCGTCCAGAGGCTTCTCCAGCGCGGGAGTCCAGAGGGTCGACCGATACGAGCAGCTCGCCGACGCCAGCCAGCGCGCGGTCGCGGCGATGCTGGACGTGGGCGTACACACACGGGACGTCGTCATCGAGGAGTACGTCGGAGGTCCCGAGTACGCGGTGGAGTCGATATCGTTCGGCGGTCACATCCGCGTTCTCACGGTCGGTTACAAGGGCAATTCCGAACGATCGTAAGGACCGTACTTCGAGGAGTCCATATACCAGGTTCCCTCCGGGCTGACGGAAGACCAGGAGGATCAGGTCCGCCGGACGGTCGAGAGGGCGCATCGTGCTCTGGACGTGGAGAATGGGCCGACGCACACGGAGCTCCGGCTCGACTCCGACGGCGTCCCGTACATCCTGGAGATCGGCGCACGGGTCGGCGGCTCTGGAGTGTCGCACGCCATCGTCGAGTCCGCGACGGGCGTGGACTTCTTCGCCGAGGCGTTCGCTGTGGCGCTCGGACGCCGCCCAGGCTCGTTCGGAGCCCCGGCGCCCGGGTATGTGAACGCTGCGGGGAACTACATCAGTCCCCTGCCGCGGAAGCGGCGTAATCCGCGAGATCCGCGGTCTTGAGAAGCTTAGGGGGCATCCCTCGGTGATCTCGGTGATTCAGATGATGCACCCCGGCGACGTTGTGCGGCCGTATCCGGATTTCACCGGGTACCCCGCCTTCGTCCTCTCGGCGCACGCCGCCTACGAGGAGCTGATCGGGTTCCATGAGCTGCTGGACCGGGAGATCGAGGTGGTCTACGAATGATCCCCATTACCGAGGTGTGGGTCGACGGGAGGATCGTCCCGCGCGAGGAGGGCGTCCTTCCGGTCATGACGCATGCGCTTCACTACGCCGGAGCCGTGTACGAGGGCATAAGGGCCTATGACGGCGTGCCGTTCGAGCTCCAACGGCACGCTGAACGGCTCGCTGCGTCCGCTGCGCACCTGAGGTTCAAGCTCCCCCTGAGTGTGGAACTGATCTGCGAGGAGACGAGAGACTACCTAGGTGTGATGTCCAGGGGGGTTGTTTCGGCGATACGGTCGTGAGGAGTTGAGGGGCGAGGGCCTCCGGTTGTGAAGTGGAGCTGTTCAGTTCAACCGCTTCACGATCCAGGAGGCCTTCGTGTCCCACGTTAACGCTGCTCTCACACCGCGCGCTCGTCTGCGCCTTGCCAGGCTCATCGTCGAGGACCATTGGCTGGTCTCCGTCGCAGCGAAGATGTTTATGGTCTCGCCCGTTACCGCGCGGAAATGGGCGGCGAGGTTCCGCGCCGAAGGCACGGGAGGGATGACCGACCGGTCTAGCCGCCCACGATCGATGCCAACGCGGACGCCGTTGCCCGTGCTCAAGCGGATCGTGCGGGCGAGGTGGCGACGACGCCTGGGGCCGGTGCAGATCGCCGGCGAGCTTGGCCTTCCCGCCTCGACCGTCCACGCCGTCCTGGTGTGCTGCCGCATCAACCGGCTCTGCACCATTGATCGGGTCACGGGCGAGCCGATCCGTCGCTACGAGCACGACCACCCTGGATCGCTGATCCATGTCGACGTGACGAAGTTCGGCAACATCCCCAACGGCGGCGGCTGACGATTCGTCGGCCGCGTCCAGGGCGAACGCAACCGGGAAGCGACCGCCACCCGCACGAAGAGCAGGAACCACCGCTACGAGCCACGGTTGGGCACCGTGTTCGTCTACACGATCATCGACGACCACTCCCGCGTCGCCTACGCCGAGATCTGCTCCGACGAGAAGGCGGACACCGCGATCGGTGTCCTGCGGCGTGCTGTCGCCTGGTTCGCCGACCGGGATGTCAGCGTCGAACTCGTCCTCTCGGACAACGGCTCCGCCTACAAGTCCTACGCCTGGCGAGACGCCTGCACAGAGCTCGGGATCAGGGCGAAGAAGACCCGACCATACCGACCACAGACCAACGGGAAGATCGAACGCTTCCACCGCACACTCGCCGACGGCTGGGCCTACGCCCGGTTCTATGGTTCAGAGGCCGAACGACGAGAAGCACTCCCCGGCTGGCCCCACTTCTACAATCATCACCAGCACCACTCCGCCATCAGAGCCCCACCCATTAGCAGAATCGACAACAACCTCCCTGGACATCACACCTAGCGACGGTTCCTGCTAGACTCTCTGATGCACTCTGCTCGCCGGAGTGACTACGCGTGCCCGCAACCCTCTCGTGAGGGCGGGCGCTCCACCGCCGGTCTCCTCTCAGCCAGCACGGTCTCCGTGCCGGATTCGGGGGGAGCGGGGAGCGCGGGGCACCAGGAACGGACGGCCGTGGGCCGTCCCGATCAACCGCCAACAGAAGGAGAACGGCAAATGGCCGTCGTCACCATGCGCCAGCTGCTCGACAGCGGCGTCCACTTTGGACACCAGACCCGTCGCTGGAACCCGAAGATGAAGCGCTTCATCCTCACCGAGCGCTCGGGCAGCTACATCATCGACCTCCAGCAGTCGCTGACCTACATCGATAAGACCTACGACTTCGTGCGCGAGACTGTCGCTCACGGCGGCACCATCCTGTTCGTGGGAACCAAGAAGCAGGCGCAGCAGGCGATCGCCGAGCAGGCGACCCGCGTCGGTCAGCCCTACGTCAACCAGCGCTGGCTGGGCGGTCTGCTGACCAACTTCCAGACCGTCTCCAAACGCCTCGCCCGCATGAAGGAGCTCGAGGAACTCGACTTCGAGGGCACCACCAGCGGCTTCACCAAGAAAGAGCTGCTGATCAAGAAACGCGAGCTGGACAAGCTGCACAAGTCGCTCGGCGGCATCCGCAACCTGTCGAAGACGCCGAGCGCGCTCTGGGTGGTCGACACGAAGAAGGAGCACCTCGCGATCGACGAGGCGAAGAAGCTGGGGATTCCGGTCATCGCCATCCTCGATACGAACTGCGACCCCGACGAGGTGCAGTACCCGATCCCGGGCAACGACGACGCGATCCGCTCCGTCTCGCTGCTGACCCACATCGTCGCCGACGCGGCGGCCGAGGGCCTCATCCAGCGTCACCAGAAGCCGGAAGAGGGAGTGGAGGCGGCTGAGCCGCTCGCCGAGTGGGAGCAGGAGCTCCTCGCTCAGCCCGCCGCCGAGGTCCAGGCCAGCGCCGAGACCGAGAAGGCAGCGGACGCCGACCTCGCCGAGGCCAAGGCGGACTCCGCCGCCGTCGTCGCCGAGGGCGAAGCAGCTGCCGACGCGGTCGCCGAGACTCCGGCCGAGTAACCCCACCATTCATCTTCGAGTCAGAAGGTTCCAGTTACGAACATGGCAAACATCAGCATCGCTGACATCAAGGCCCTGCGCGAACAGCTCGGCACGGGCATGGTCGACACTAAGAAGGCCCTCGAGGAGGCCGGTGGCGACCTCGAGAAGGCCACCGAGATCCTGCGCCTGAAGGGCGCGAAAGGCAACGCCAAACGTGCCGACCGCTCCACCAGTGAGGGGCTCGTCGCCGCTAAGGAGAACGCCAACGGCACCGCCACGATGATCGAACTCGCGTGCGAGACCGATTTCGTCGCGAAGGGCGAGAAGTTCGTCGCCCTCTCGGACACGGTGCTCGACGCGATCGCCGCGGCCGGCTCCACCACTATCGAGGAGGCGCTGGCCGCTCCCGCCGGGTCGCAGACTGTCGCCGAGTTCATCGGTGACGAGGCCGCGATCCTGGGCGAGAAGATCGAGCTGCGCCGTGTCGCCGTCGTGAACGGCGAGCACGTCGCGATCTACCTGCACAAGACCTCCAAAGATCTGCCGCCCCAGGTCGGTGTCGTGGTCGGCTACGCCGGCGACGACACGGAGACCGCGCGGTCGATCGCTCAGCACATCTCATTCGCCAACCCGGCGCACCTCACCCGTGAGGACGTCCCGGCGGAGGAGGTCGAGAGCGAGCGTCGCATCGTCAAGGAGATCTCGCGCAGCGAGGGCAAGCCGGAGGCAGCCCTCCCGAAGATCATCGAGGGCCGTCTCGGCGCCTTCTTCAAGCAGGTGGCCCTGCTCGAACAGGAGTACGCCCGCGACAACAAGCTCACCATCAGCCAGGTGCTGAAGGACTCGGGTCTGACCGTGTCCGGGTTTGCCCGGTTCAAGGTCGGCGCCTAAACATGTTGCGAAGGAGTCCGGATCGTGTCGTACGATCCGGACTCCTTTTCTGTGGGCGCACTCGACGCGCGCATGAGGTTTGATGGAACACACGGAAGGACTTCGAGACAGGTATGACGATGGCAGACAAGAGGCGAAGGGTCCTTCTCAAACTTTCGGGTGAGGCGTTCGGCGGCGGCCAGCTCGGAGTCAACCCCGACATCGTCAGTGGAATCGCGCGTGAGATCGCCCAGGCGGCCACGGACGTCGAGATCGCGATCGTCGTCGGCGGCGGTAATTTCTTCCGCGGCGCCGAACTGTCGCAGCGCGGAATGGACCGTGGGCGTGCCGACTACATGGGGATGCTGGGCACCGTCATGAACTCTCTCGCCCTCCAGGACTTTCTCGAGCAGGCCGGCGCGGAGACGCGCGTGCAGTCGGCCATCGAGATGATTCAGGTCGCCGAGCCTTACATCCCGCTCCGTGCCGAGCGGCACCTGGAGAAGGGTCGCATCGTGATCTTCGGCGCCGGTGCCGGATTGCCCTATTTCTCCACGGACACCGTCGCCGCCCAGCGTGCTCTGGAGATCATAGCCGATGTGGTTCTCGTCGCCAAGAACGGCGTCGATGGGATGTACGACGACGACCCCCGCACGAACCCGGATGCCCGCAAGATCGACCAGATCAGCCACCAGGAAGCGCTGAAGCAGAACCTCAAGGCTGTCGACTCGACGGCGCTCAGCCTGTGCATGGACAATGGCATGCCGATGCGCATCTTCGGCATGGAGCCCGCTGGCAACGTCACCGCCGCCCTGCTGGGCGCCGAGATCGGCACGCTCCTCGGCTGAGCATGCGAGCCCTAGACTAGACAACGATTCACCGATCTGAAGGAGTGACCGTGATCGCGGATGTGATTTCCGACGCCAGCCAGCGTATGAGCAAGACCCTCGAGGCGGCGAAGGAGGATTTCGGCACCGTGAGCGCTGGCCGCGCGAACCCGGCTCTCTTCCAGAAGGTGCTGGTCGACTACTATGGCTCGCCGACGCCGCTCGCGCAGCTGGCCGGTTTGCAGAACCCCGAGGCCCGCGTCCTGATCGTCACCCCGTACGACAAGGGCGCGCTCAAGGAGATCGAGAGGGCGATCGTCACCATGCCGAGCATGTCGGCCAACGTCGGCAACGACGGCGAGATCGTGCGCGTCACCCTTCCGGAGCTTACCGAGGACCGCCGCAAGGAGTTCGTGAAGATCGTCCGCGGCAAGGGGGAGGACGCCAAGGTTGCGATCCGCAACATCCGCCGGAGGGCGAAGGACGAACTGGACGCTCTGAAGGGCGAGGTTGGGGACGACGAGGTCGCGCGGGGGGAGAAGGAGCTGGAGGCCCTCACCCGGACGAACGTCGACCTCGTCGACGAAGCCCTCAAGCGCAAGGAAGCCGAACTCCTCGAGGTCTGAATGAGCGAGGGGAGCGGCACCGGCACACCGGCAAAGGGCAGACGAGGAAAAGCGCTCTCGCGCGAGGAGATCCGCGCCCAGGTGCAGGCGACCCGTGCCGATTTCGAGCGGCAGGTGCAGGCTCGCAAGGCGCGGCTGGACGCTACGAGTGAGAAGATCGAGCAGCGCACCGGCCGCAATCTCATCCTCGCGATCCTGATTGGCCTGGTGGTCAGCGGGCTCGTTGTGGTGAGCCTGATCTTCATCAAGGAGCTCTTTCTCGTCTTCGATGTGACGATGGCGGGTTTCGCCGCTTTCGAGCTGACACAGGCGCTCCGGGGCGCGGGCCGGCGGGTGCCACGCATCCCGACAGTGATCGGCGCCGTCGCGATCGTCCCGGCGTCGTTTTTCCTGAACGCGGGCGGGCAGCTGGTCTCCCTCGCCGCGGGCGTGGCCCTGGTCATCGTCTGCCGACTCGCCGAGGAAGCTTTCGCCGGCGCGGCGGGGCGCGGCGGTGGTGAACTCGTCCAGGATCTCACCTGGAGCGTCTTCGTGCAGATGTACGTGTCGCTGCTGGCCAGCTACGCCATTCTGCTGCTCGCGCAGGACCACGGCGAGTGGTGGGTGCTCGGGTTCGTCATCCTCGTCGTGGCGGTGGACACCGGAGCCTACGTGAGCGGTCTGACCTGGGGCCGGCATCCGATGGCGCCGACGATCAGCCCGAAGAAGACCTGGGAGGGGTTCGCCGGCGCGGGCGTCACCGCGGTGGCCGCGGGCGTCCTGGTGTCGGTCTTCATGCTCGGGCAGACCTGGTGGTTCGGGATCGTCTTCGGTCTCGTGATGCTCCTCACAGCGACTTCCGGAGACCTCGCAGAGTCTCTCGTCAAGCGGGATCTCGGCATTAAGGACATGAGTTCGTGGCTGCCGGGCCACGGGGGGTTCCTGGATCGTCTGGACAGCATCCTGCCCTCGGCGGCGGCGG
Above is a genomic segment from Leifsonia xyli subsp. xyli str. CTCB07 containing:
- the rpsB gene encoding 30S ribosomal protein S2, with the translated sequence MAVVTMRQLLDSGVHFGHQTRRWNPKMKRFILTERSGSYIIDLQQSLTYIDKTYDFVRETVAHGGTILFVGTKKQAQQAIAEQATRVGQPYVNQRWLGGLLTNFQTVSKRLARMKELEELDFEGTTSGFTKKELLIKKRELDKLHKSLGGIRNLSKTPSALWVVDTKKEHLAIDEAKKLGIPVIAILDTNCDPDEVQYPIPGNDDAIRSVSLLTHIVADAAAEGLIQRHQKPEEGVEAAEPLAEWEQELLAQPAAEVQASAETEKAADADLAEAKADSAAVVAEGEAAADAVAETPAE
- the leuS gene encoding leucine--tRNA ligase gives rise to the protein MHYDFAQIQAKWLPVWEKLKPFATDDPEDNRPRKYVLDMFPYPSGDLHMGHAEAYALGDVIARYWRHQGFSVLHPIGWDAFGLPAENAAIKRGLDPRGWTYDNIAQQKASMRRYAPSFDWDRVLQTCDPSYYKWNQWLFLKLYEKGLAYRKASQVNWCPFDQTVLANEQVVNGRCERCDNLVTKKKLTQWYFRITDYADRLLDDLNQLEGAWPAKVILMQRNWIGRSTGADVQFAIEGREEPVAVYTTRPDTLYGVTFMVVAPDSELAAELAEDARPEVKQRFEEYLAAVRGTTEMDRLSTEREKTGVFLERHAVNPLTGESIPIWAADYVLSDYGHGAIMAVPAHDQRDLDFARAFDLPVRVVVDTTQPATGAVPVIKTDPQTGEPLLPESAPLESPAETGQALTGEGRLINSGPFDGLSKSNAIRRVTEALQGSGLGAPAKNFRLRDWLISRQRYWGTPIPIVHCEACGEVPVPESELPVLLPPAEGLDLQPKGRSPLGAASDWVNVSCFSCGGPAQRDTDTMDTFVDSSWYFLRFLNPNDDTRAFDPREAEKWAPVDQYVGGVTHAILHLLYSRFITKVLFDQGFVSFTEPFTVLLNQGMVLMDGSAMSKSRGNLVKLSDQLDAHGVDAVRLTMSFAGPPEDDIDWADVSPSGSAKFLARAWRVAHDVTSAPDVVWKSGDPALRRVTHRFLADTPGLVEAFKFNVVVARLMELVNATRKTIDSGAGPADRAVREAAEVTTMALNLFAPYTAEDMWARLGYEPSVSLVPWRKPDPTLLIEEAVTAIVQVDGKVRDRVEVSPKISVDELEALARSSEAVLRSVGDREIVTVIVRAPKLVNIATRSRS
- the tsf gene encoding translation elongation factor Ts produces the protein MANISIADIKALREQLGTGMVDTKKALEEAGGDLEKATEILRLKGAKGNAKRADRSTSEGLVAAKENANGTATMIELACETDFVAKGEKFVALSDTVLDAIAAAGSTTIEEALAAPAGSQTVAEFIGDEAAILGEKIELRRVAVVNGEHVAIYLHKTSKDLPPQVGVVVGYAGDDTETARSIAQHISFANPAHLTREDVPAEEVESERRIVKEISRSEGKPEAALPKIIEGRLGAFFKQVALLEQEYARDNKLTISQVLKDSGLTVSGFARFKVGA
- a CDS encoding phosphatidate cytidylyltransferase, translated to MSEGSGTGTPAKGRRGKALSREEIRAQVQATRADFERQVQARKARLDATSEKIEQRTGRNLILAILIGLVVSGLVVVSLIFIKELFLVFDVTMAGFAAFELTQALRGAGRRVPRIPTVIGAVAIVPASFFLNAGGQLVSLAAGVALVIVCRLAEEAFAGAAGRGGGELVQDLTWSVFVQMYVSLLASYAILLLAQDHGEWWVLGFVILVVAVDTGAYVSGLTWGRHPMAPTISPKKTWEGFAGAGVTAVAAGVLVSVFMLGQTWWFGIVFGLVMLLTATSGDLAESLVKRDLGIKDMSSWLPGHGGFLDRLDSILPSAAAAYGLFLIFS
- the frr gene encoding ribosome recycling factor, yielding MIADVISDASQRMSKTLEAAKEDFGTVSAGRANPALFQKVLVDYYGSPTPLAQLAGLQNPEARVLIVTPYDKGALKEIERAIVTMPSMSANVGNDGEIVRVTLPELTEDRRKEFVKIVRGKGEDAKVAIRNIRRRAKDELDALKGEVGDDEVARGEKELEALTRTNVDLVDEALKRKEAELLEV
- a CDS encoding DUF6421 family protein, with translation MSTTLACMVRSEHEERAARIREEIVPLVDEFRLRQTATGSIVEPADHDVALLTAIRDAVAETYRDMGREDKADAFSADVDDWLAHSLDAKPHFDRVRDAFRRVGNGESALFVGVTRATNSTTPSGVRLELFFVQHHQSQLLVAVEEKYPHQNDVHMDVILLAGPEGFALGNCLVFFPESVAALNKIERQHYAVFFFSKFYDIHGTITAENANSLLAPGQGLDSSARLDPYLSYQVRSLWGYLHDRVHAHFTGPWSMADNAVLKMHWYIGVLEEIKVDVKLILMARNGDVPFIDELFTMIVLERIFRYPLEPRPERNFDAGTGFFLFSYLLEKEALRLEDGLVAIDQGCAIDALETLVAEIEALEHRSTTPDEYRANATQMVRRHLAEGEDPKDKFALNQEQRLLRTHVELFEERPPLAFSELAAA
- a CDS encoding aminotransferase class IV, translating into MIPITEVWVDGRIVPREEGVLPVMTHALHYAGAVYEGIRAYDGVPFELQRHAERLAASAAHLRFKLPLSVELICEETRDYLGVMSRGVVSAIRS
- the pyrH gene encoding UMP kinase; the protein is MTMADKRRRVLLKLSGEAFGGGQLGVNPDIVSGIAREIAQAATDVEIAIVVGGGNFFRGAELSQRGMDRGRADYMGMLGTVMNSLALQDFLEQAGAETRVQSAIEMIQVAEPYIPLRAERHLEKGRIVIFGAGAGLPYFSTDTVAAQRALEIIADVVLVAKNGVDGMYDDDPRTNPDARKIDQISHQEALKQNLKAVDSTALSLCMDNGMPMRIFGMEPAGNVTAALLGAEIGTLLG